In Nostoc sp. UHCC 0926, a single genomic region encodes these proteins:
- a CDS encoding iron uptake porin translates to MAKYLLASASGMGFLCLIVGLSPVQALPSLEIGEKNVAVNQDDGSYEKNYSHQSDLTNNISSKLLIANKTQKNLPSVNQQQKIPDIEADSAVNLWQPITPQPASSSPTSYKLAQVTSVSQLSDVQPTDWAFQALQSLVERYGCIAGYPNQTYRGNRAMTRYEFAAGLNACLDRINELIATATGDLVKKEDLATLQKLQEQFAAELATLRGRVDAVEARTAELEANRFSTTTKLNGEAIIAGVGASGGAPNNSDSNIILVNRVRLNLTTSFTGKDSLITGLQAYNFLGGADGQGSLQQSLGLASPLLSASSARTSFEPQFPGLNVNTLSSVGANSVQLYKLLYIFPVANKLTLFAGTAAETSDAFPAITPFYGEGQESISRFGNLNPVLRVSGGTSGTGLASAAGFIFNISPNLDLRALYGSVNANLPEKSAAEAVPGVSTTPLGAGLFSGSSIIATQLTFKPSPALDIGLNYAHSYHEINILATGLVSSDIGALAGVATGTPLTLNSVGGTITWRLSPKIALSGYGAAIFVDAASNSVNASTTFTSWMAGVHFRDLFKSGNTAGILFGQPLYRTDTGGSAQLTPTGDNRATPYHLEAYYRLQVSDNISITPGAFVLFNPEGNSNNDTTTVGVLRTTFTF, encoded by the coding sequence ATGGCAAAATATCTACTAGCTTCTGCTAGTGGGATGGGATTTTTATGTTTAATTGTCGGGTTATCACCTGTGCAAGCCCTTCCTAGTTTAGAAATTGGAGAAAAAAACGTAGCTGTTAATCAAGATGACGGCAGCTATGAAAAGAATTATTCTCATCAAAGCGATTTAACAAATAATATCTCCAGTAAATTGCTGATAGCTAATAAAACTCAAAAAAATTTACCCTCAGTCAATCAACAGCAAAAAATTCCAGATATAGAAGCAGATTCTGCTGTTAACTTGTGGCAGCCAATCACACCACAACCTGCAAGTTCATCTCCAACCTCATACAAACTTGCACAAGTAACATCTGTATCGCAATTGTCTGATGTACAGCCGACTGATTGGGCTTTTCAGGCACTCCAATCTTTAGTCGAGCGCTATGGTTGTATCGCAGGTTATCCCAATCAAACCTATCGCGGTAATCGGGCGATGACTCGCTATGAATTTGCTGCTGGCTTAAATGCTTGTTTAGACCGCATCAACGAACTGATTGCGACTGCAACTGGTGATTTGGTCAAGAAAGAAGATTTAGCCACGTTGCAGAAGCTACAAGAACAATTTGCGGCGGAATTGGCAACATTGCGGGGTCGAGTAGATGCTGTAGAAGCTCGCACAGCAGAACTAGAAGCAAATCGGTTTTCTACTACGACCAAACTCAATGGTGAGGCAATTATTGCTGGTGTTGGTGCTAGCGGCGGCGCTCCTAATAACAGCGACTCGAACATCATCCTAGTCAATAGAGTGCGGTTAAATCTCACCACTAGCTTTACTGGTAAAGATTCATTAATTACTGGATTGCAAGCTTATAACTTTTTGGGTGGAGCCGATGGACAGGGTAGCCTGCAACAAAGTTTAGGATTAGCTTCGCCACTTTTAAGTGCAAGTAGCGCTCGTACCAGTTTTGAGCCGCAATTTCCGGGGTTAAATGTCAATACTTTGTCGAGTGTTGGCGCAAACAGTGTTCAGCTTTACAAATTGCTGTATATCTTTCCCGTCGCTAATAAATTAACCTTGTTTGCGGGAACTGCGGCGGAAACATCAGATGCTTTCCCAGCAATTACGCCTTTTTATGGTGAAGGACAAGAGTCAATTTCTCGTTTTGGCAACTTGAATCCTGTGCTACGGGTTTCTGGTGGGACTTCGGGTACTGGTTTAGCATCGGCGGCGGGATTTATTTTTAACATTTCGCCAAATTTGGATTTAAGAGCTTTATACGGCAGTGTAAATGCCAATTTACCCGAAAAATCTGCGGCTGAGGCAGTACCAGGAGTTTCTACTACACCTTTGGGAGCAGGTTTATTTAGTGGTAGTAGTATTATTGCCACACAGTTAACCTTCAAGCCAAGTCCCGCTCTGGATATTGGTTTAAACTATGCCCACAGTTATCACGAAATCAATATTTTGGCTACAGGATTAGTTAGTAGTGATATCGGTGCTTTAGCAGGGGTTGCAACTGGAACACCGCTCACACTCAACTCTGTTGGCGGTACGATAACATGGCGATTATCTCCCAAGATAGCCTTATCTGGCTACGGTGCAGCAATATTTGTTGATGCTGCTTCCAATAGCGTGAATGCTTCCACTACCTTTACAAGTTGGATGGCGGGAGTTCACTTCAGAGATTTATTCAAGTCAGGAAACACTGCTGGGATTCTTTTTGGTCAACCGCTTTACCGTACAGATACTGGTGGTTCTGCTCAACTTACCCCCACAGGCGACAATCGGGCGACTCCTTACCATTTAGAAGCCTATTACCGCCTTCAAGTTAGCGATAATATCAGCATTACCCCTGGTGCGTTTGTTCTCTTTAACCCAGAAGGTAACAGCAACAATGACACTACGACTGTAGGTGTACTTCGGACTACTTTCACATTTTAA
- a CDS encoding ferritin-like domain-containing protein — protein MLNTISLVTEDLAGKSYAIPNYLQTQHRIRSLIDKYLVVEKLHARLQDLPIQFTNPQPRPWKPIDWQTINRNQIIGLDAEVFLSILIGAMDTEAPIRGYTQTSRQYLEKLHSQMARFVGGTVREDGELLELGLWEKEERQHTPALIKVYTQLTGEKITPKLRNVRSYLPTDDAYEDLYRHGLHRIATEYGATCLYIWLMAHTTGALQDVLEELAQDEINHMTKFWGFGVWTFPDTGLMRIGRTLIKTRSQNYQRNNLMRTLRRMMATLNWNAWSLTNKTTLLFTFSYTMRRLWSWNNSLTSEYLQDLFGITH, from the coding sequence ATGCTTAATACTATCAGCCTAGTTACAGAAGACTTAGCAGGTAAAAGCTATGCCATTCCTAACTACCTGCAAACACAACATCGCATTCGTTCGCTCATAGACAAATATCTTGTAGTTGAAAAACTACATGCTCGTCTGCAAGATTTACCGATACAGTTTACCAATCCCCAACCGCGTCCCTGGAAACCCATCGACTGGCAAACAATTAACCGCAATCAAATTATCGGCTTAGACGCAGAGGTATTTTTATCTATATTGATAGGTGCGATGGATACAGAAGCCCCAATTCGCGGCTATACCCAAACCAGTCGGCAGTATTTGGAAAAATTGCATTCTCAGATGGCTCGGTTTGTTGGTGGAACTGTCCGTGAAGATGGCGAACTGCTGGAACTTGGTTTGTGGGAAAAGGAAGAACGTCAGCACACACCAGCATTAATCAAAGTCTACACCCAATTAACAGGCGAGAAAATTACCCCAAAACTTCGTAATGTTAGAAGCTATCTCCCCACAGATGACGCCTACGAAGACCTATATCGCCACGGCTTACACCGCATTGCCACAGAATACGGTGCTACCTGTCTTTATATTTGGTTGATGGCTCACACCACTGGCGCACTCCAGGATGTTCTAGAGGAACTAGCACAAGATGAAATCAACCATATGACGAAATTCTGGGGGTTTGGAGTCTGGACTTTCCCTGATACTGGGTTGATGCGAATTGGACGCACGCTGATCAAAACGCGATCGCAAAACTATCAGCGCAACAACCTGATGCGTACCCTACGCCGGATGATGGCTACCCTCAACTGGAATGCTTGGTCATTGACCAACAAAACAACTCTCCTCTTCACCTTCAGCTATACAATGCGTCGTCTGTGGAGTTGGAATAATAGCCTGACATCAGAGTATTTGCAAGATTTATTTGGAATTACTCATTAG
- a CDS encoding DUF1350 family protein: MVNTNLKLRFKPVSHSWVALHPQPKGVIQFIAGAFFGTFGPMLFYRYLLQSLFEQGYTIILLPFNFSFNHYVEAGFLMREQYEVLPELVRMASVAGYDYEAYLNDKNFSWIGHSLGCKYISLLEGFTALPVEPQDRENFIRNLLSHPSDKSQIESVIADIDILVEELKQKIVEVQNLICTYVCRKITINSVFIKGQVSILLAPDISDTASAIRPQFLANIIDKLGWGVKPTPEQTKKLIKDSKLFNIMGLVCFQSDDIAKSTCQWFTNTLGKPPKKFLKTLEGGHLKPLGIQLGKYVINLFDKPLIESVQERNRRFEHQVIQLLKELKQESPKKVLQVSESFIKALPNKKIS, translated from the coding sequence ATGGTAAATACGAATTTAAAACTGAGATTTAAACCCGTTTCTCACAGTTGGGTTGCTCTTCATCCACAGCCTAAAGGGGTAATTCAATTTATTGCAGGGGCTTTTTTTGGTACATTTGGTCCCATGCTTTTTTATCGCTATCTGCTTCAATCTCTATTTGAGCAGGGATATACGATTATTCTTCTGCCGTTTAATTTTAGTTTTAACCATTATGTAGAAGCTGGTTTTCTGATGAGAGAGCAGTATGAAGTTTTACCAGAGCTTGTAAGGATGGCAAGTGTTGCAGGATATGATTATGAAGCTTATCTAAATGATAAAAACTTTTCTTGGATTGGACATAGCCTTGGCTGTAAATATATCTCACTGTTAGAAGGATTTACTGCTTTACCTGTAGAGCCTCAAGATAGAGAAAACTTTATTCGCAATCTGCTATCTCATCCTTCGGATAAGTCACAGATAGAAAGTGTCATTGCAGACATTGACATTCTCGTTGAAGAGTTGAAACAAAAAATTGTAGAAGTTCAGAACCTAATTTGCACTTATGTATGTCGAAAAATTACAATTAACAGTGTCTTTATTAAAGGGCAAGTTTCTATCCTCTTAGCACCTGATATTAGCGATACAGCCAGCGCAATTCGTCCTCAATTTTTAGCGAATATCATCGACAAACTTGGTTGGGGTGTGAAACCAACCCCTGAACAAACCAAGAAGTTAATCAAGGATAGTAAGCTATTTAATATTATGGGTTTAGTCTGTTTTCAGTCTGATGATATTGCTAAATCAACCTGTCAATGGTTTACTAATACTCTTGGTAAACCACCAAAAAAATTCTTGAAAACTTTAGAGGGCGGACATTTAAAGCCTTTAGGTATTCAACTAGGTAAGTATGTTATTAATTTATTTGATAAACCTTTGATTGAATCAGTGCAGGAGCGAAATAGAAGATTTGAGCATCAGGTAATTCAATTACTTAAGGAACTGAAACAAGAATCACCAAAAAAAGTACTGCAAGTCTCAGAATCATTTATTAAGGCACTTCCAAATAAAAAAATATCCTAA
- a CDS encoding group II intron reverse transcriptase/maturase produces MIRHSYKTSESWRALPWKKFRRNLFRLQKRVYKAVQVGDKRKARSLQKLILKSTSARFLAIRLVSQLNAGKKTGGIDGKKSLSFEERFNLEELLKMNSGNWKHQGLREIPIPKKDGSTRMLKIPTIADRAWQCLAKYALEPAHEATFHARSYGFRTGRSAHDAQKYIFSNLNSEANGINKRVIELDIEKCFDRINHSSIMDELIAPFGLKLGIFRCLKAGVNPEFPEQGTPQGGVVSPLLANIALNGIESIHRYNKQGNRRITDKTSKGDIREPSIRYADDMVIILRPEDDATEILERISEFLRIRGMNVSQKKTKVTAATDGFDFLGWHFKVQKNGKFNSTPSVDNFKAFRKKVKHIVNNSNYGSIVKAEKLAPVVRGWRNYHKFCKMGGSKFSLWHINHRAFKVFNKETKQNRHTCRKLIKKAFPAVPYSESKHVMVKGTKSPYDGDTAYWSERNSKLYNGETSIALKKQNHRCASCGLKFIDEERVHLHHIDGNHVNWKKNNLEAIHESCHDYKHISKRASGEHRKLGAMKVARPDLTERCAG; encoded by the coding sequence ATGATTAGGCACAGTTACAAAACTAGTGAATCTTGGAGAGCTTTACCGTGGAAGAAATTCCGCCGTAACCTTTTCCGCCTTCAAAAGCGCGTGTACAAAGCTGTTCAAGTTGGAGACAAGCGGAAGGCTAGGTCACTCCAAAAGCTTATTCTAAAATCAACCTCGGCTCGATTTCTTGCAATTAGACTTGTATCTCAGCTAAATGCTGGAAAAAAGACGGGTGGTATTGATGGTAAGAAATCACTCTCATTTGAAGAACGCTTCAACCTTGAAGAACTACTGAAAATGAATAGCGGAAATTGGAAGCATCAAGGACTACGGGAAATCCCTATCCCCAAGAAGGACGGGAGTACCAGAATGCTAAAGATACCAACCATCGCGGATAGAGCCTGGCAATGCCTAGCAAAATATGCACTTGAACCAGCACACGAAGCCACTTTCCACGCTAGAAGTTATGGGTTCAGAACTGGGCGCTCTGCCCACGATGCACAGAAGTACATCTTTAGCAACCTAAACTCCGAGGCTAACGGAATAAATAAGCGAGTAATTGAACTCGATATTGAAAAGTGCTTCGATAGGATTAATCACTCATCAATAATGGACGAACTCATCGCCCCTTTTGGCTTAAAACTCGGTATTTTCCGATGCCTTAAGGCAGGAGTCAACCCAGAATTCCCTGAACAAGGAACACCCCAAGGGGGAGTAGTTAGCCCACTATTAGCCAACATTGCACTTAACGGGATTGAAAGTATCCACAGATACAATAAACAAGGAAATAGAAGAATCACTGATAAAACCTCAAAAGGGGATATCAGAGAACCATCAATCCGTTACGCGGATGACATGGTTATTATACTCCGACCCGAAGATGATGCAACAGAGATACTTGAAAGAATCAGCGAGTTCCTCCGTATACGCGGAATGAATGTAAGCCAAAAGAAAACCAAAGTGACCGCAGCGACAGATGGATTTGATTTCCTCGGCTGGCACTTCAAAGTACAGAAAAACGGAAAGTTTAACAGCACTCCCTCAGTGGACAACTTCAAAGCATTCCGTAAGAAAGTAAAACACATCGTCAACAACTCGAATTATGGTTCTATCGTGAAGGCTGAGAAATTAGCCCCGGTAGTTAGAGGGTGGAGAAATTACCATAAGTTCTGCAAGATGGGTGGGTCAAAGTTTTCCTTATGGCACATCAATCATAGAGCTTTTAAGGTATTCAATAAGGAAACCAAGCAAAATCGTCATACATGCAGGAAGCTAATAAAAAAAGCATTCCCAGCTGTTCCTTACTCCGAAAGTAAACACGTCATGGTTAAGGGAACGAAATCCCCCTATGACGGAGATACAGCCTACTGGAGCGAGCGTAACAGTAAACTCTACAACGGCGAAACTTCTATTGCTCTTAAGAAGCAAAACCATAGATGTGCATCCTGCGGCTTAAAGTTCATCGATGAGGAACGGGTTCACCTGCATCACATCGACGGAAATCACGTCAACTGGAAGAAAAATAATCTTGAAGCAATTCATGAGAGTTGCCACGATTACAAACACATAAGCAAACGCGCAAGCGGAGAACATCGGAAGCTGGGTGCGATGAAAGTCGCACGCCCAGATTTAACTGAGAGATGCGCGGGATAA
- a CDS encoding pentapeptide repeat-containing protein, with the protein MANREHLALLKAGAVTWVEWRKKNPQIEPDLSAANLQGDNLRGANLQGVNLRKADLGNALLVRANLSGADLSSANLYKAFLVEANLSDANFSVANLSGAILTQADLSHANLIGSDLSEANLGGAAIAHANLIGTDLRGANLRDADLGAAKLIRTNLSFANLIEANLIAADLSEASLYEAEMLGTYLYKTDLYKANLTKAHLSGAYLLQANLSEADLSEADLSWTKLRGANLTGANLRGTNLRGADLRGANLSGVNLQEAIMPYSSRDNYFRRK; encoded by the coding sequence ATGGCAAATCGAGAGCATCTAGCTTTACTGAAAGCAGGTGCAGTTACATGGGTTGAGTGGAGAAAGAAAAATCCTCAAATTGAACCAGACCTTAGCGCCGCAAACCTGCAAGGGGATAACCTCAGAGGCGCAAACCTCCAAGGGGTAAACTTGAGAAAAGCGGATTTGGGTAATGCTTTACTCGTGCGAGCAAACCTCAGTGGTGCTGACCTCAGTAGTGCCAACCTCTACAAAGCCTTCCTCGTTGAAGCTAACCTGAGTGATGCTAATTTCAGTGTTGCTAACTTGAGTGGTGCTATACTTACGCAGGCAGATTTGAGTCATGCCAATTTGATTGGATCTGACTTGAGTGAGGCGAATCTTGGAGGCGCTGCGATCGCTCATGCTAATTTAATTGGAACTGACTTAAGAGGCGCTAACTTGAGAGATGCCGATTTAGGTGCAGCGAAGTTAATCCGAACTAATCTCTCTTTTGCCAACCTGATTGAAGCTAACTTGATTGCGGCTGACCTCAGCGAGGCAAGTTTGTACGAGGCGGAAATGTTGGGGACTTATCTTTATAAAACTGACTTATACAAAGCTAATCTGACCAAGGCTCACCTCAGTGGTGCTTATTTGTTGCAGGCTAACCTAAGTGAAGCTGATTTGAGTGAAGCTGATTTGAGTTGGACTAAGCTTAGAGGTGCGAATTTGACAGGGGCAAATCTCAGAGGAACTAACCTCAGAGGAGCTGACCTTAGGGGAGCTAACCTTAGCGGCGTAAATCTTCAAGAGGCAATTATGCCTTACTCTTCAAGAGACAATTACTTTAGAAGAAAATAA
- a CDS encoding DUF4232 domain-containing protein — protein MKSFPKVHRFVATSSASTFLIFIALTIGCANSSLATGQQQPKPAITERSSPQTNVASNPPRCQTEQLSVRRVSGDAGVGNVAIIYAFTNKGSSPCNLYGYPGFALLNSKNQPLKGVNVIRSQSTYFLSKQSLQRVTLAPGGQASFEIAYNHTRSTGQSCPTSVKVQITPPNAYHHFTLSQKIDACTGKVRVTPVRAGIIQ, from the coding sequence ATGAAATCTTTTCCCAAAGTTCACAGATTTGTAGCTACTTCTAGTGCCAGTACATTCCTGATTTTCATCGCACTGACCATTGGCTGTGCAAATTCCTCTTTAGCCACGGGACAGCAACAACCAAAGCCAGCAATTACAGAGCGTTCTAGCCCACAAACCAACGTCGCCTCTAATCCTCCACGTTGCCAAACTGAACAATTATCAGTCCGTAGGGTGTCTGGAGATGCAGGTGTGGGAAATGTCGCAATTATTTATGCTTTCACTAATAAAGGCTCATCGCCCTGTAATCTTTATGGATATCCTGGATTCGCGTTGCTAAACTCCAAAAATCAGCCTCTAAAGGGGGTTAACGTCATCCGTTCCCAAAGCACATACTTCTTATCTAAGCAGTCTCTACAAAGGGTGACTCTAGCCCCAGGTGGGCAAGCTTCATTTGAGATTGCTTACAACCACACCAGAAGTACTGGTCAGTCCTGCCCGACATCCGTGAAGGTTCAAATTACGCCCCCAAACGCCTACCACCACTTTACCCTCTCTCAAAAAATTGACGCTTGCACAGGTAAAGTCAGAGTTACACCAGTACGAGCAGGCATTATCCAATAG
- a CDS encoding glycoside hydrolase family 15 protein → MVKIIGQGQAFGSPGINPRWTHANKDGVGTAYSTASHVWFTVWNGIVTEVYHPTVDSPQIRDLQYLISDGKSFFHEEQSDLESKVESMWTHGLGYRITNSDPQGRYTVIKEVIADPHLSCILQHTKLTGEPEFISQLQLYALCAPHLEVSGRGNNGYVTEVAGHRILTAHKGGTWLALGATVPFTHLSCGYVGESDGWTDLADNFQMDWEFGSAVDGNIALTGKLNLDGSNEFTLGLAFGTTLHNAVSTLFQSLNVPFQEQKQHYIEQWERSRQGIKPLENVSYDQGKLYHNSISLLLAHEDKVYPGALIASLAIPWGEAKDDQDQGGYHLVWTRDMVSSVAGLVAAGEVQTAVRSLIYLATSQQEDGGFAQNFWVDGEPYWKGIQLDEVAFPILLGWLLHQKNACSNFDVYPMVLRAAGYLIRHGPATQQERWEENSGYSPSTLASNIAALICAAQFARERGDEATAQFIEEYADFLESHLEAWTVTTEGTLVPGIKRHYIRITPSNIDNPQPNENPNQGTLFISSQPPGEPAEFLAKEIVDGGFLQLVRYGIRKPDDPIIVDSVKVIDAVLKVDTPVGPCWHRYNHDGYGQQEDGNAYTGWGKGRAWPLLTAERGHYELAAGGDVKTYIKVMEGFASNTCLLPEQVWDEADRPEIHMCLGKPTGSAMPLMWAHAEYIKLLRSNHDGQVFDLIPEVANRYLGERQECKLLEIWKFNRQIDKVKKGYTLQIHALASFQLHWSQDNWQTGEDSPSISTKLGVNFVDISVSDNQEQPINFTFFWIESRKWEQRNYTVLVE, encoded by the coding sequence ATGGTAAAAATAATTGGTCAAGGCCAGGCTTTTGGCTCACCAGGCATTAATCCTCGATGGACTCATGCCAATAAAGATGGAGTAGGAACAGCCTACTCTACCGCAAGTCATGTTTGGTTTACTGTCTGGAACGGTATTGTGACAGAAGTCTATCACCCCACAGTAGACAGTCCCCAAATTCGGGATTTGCAATACTTAATTTCTGACGGGAAAAGCTTTTTCCACGAGGAGCAATCCGATCTCGAATCAAAAGTAGAATCTATGTGGACTCATGGTTTAGGATACCGGATCACTAATTCCGATCCACAAGGGCGTTATACTGTAATCAAAGAAGTGATTGCTGATCCGCATTTATCCTGTATTTTACAACATACAAAATTAACAGGAGAACCGGAATTTATCTCTCAACTCCAGCTATACGCCTTGTGTGCGCCACATCTAGAAGTTAGTGGCAGAGGTAACAATGGTTACGTTACCGAAGTTGCAGGGCATCGGATTCTAACGGCGCACAAAGGAGGAACATGGCTGGCGCTAGGTGCAACAGTTCCCTTTACGCATCTTTCTTGTGGTTACGTCGGTGAAAGTGATGGCTGGACAGATTTAGCTGACAATTTCCAGATGGATTGGGAGTTTGGCAGTGCTGTGGATGGCAATATTGCTTTGACTGGAAAACTAAATCTAGATGGTAGTAATGAGTTTACTTTAGGACTGGCATTTGGTACAACTTTACACAATGCAGTTTCCACACTGTTTCAGTCGCTCAATGTCCCTTTTCAAGAGCAGAAGCAACATTATATCGAACAGTGGGAGCGATCGCGCCAGGGCATCAAACCATTAGAAAATGTTTCCTATGATCAAGGGAAGTTGTATCACAACAGCATTAGTCTACTTTTAGCTCATGAAGACAAAGTTTATCCAGGTGCTTTAATCGCATCCCTTGCCATCCCTTGGGGTGAAGCCAAAGACGACCAAGACCAAGGAGGATATCATCTCGTCTGGACACGGGATATGGTCAGCAGTGTAGCAGGTTTGGTGGCTGCTGGTGAAGTTCAAACAGCAGTGCGATCGCTCATTTATCTTGCCACCAGCCAACAGGAAGACGGAGGTTTTGCCCAAAATTTCTGGGTTGATGGCGAACCTTACTGGAAGGGCATCCAACTAGATGAAGTAGCGTTTCCCATTCTCCTGGGATGGCTATTGCACCAGAAAAATGCTTGCTCAAACTTCGATGTCTATCCGATGGTTCTGCGGGCGGCGGGTTATTTAATTCGTCACGGCCCTGCTACGCAACAAGAACGCTGGGAAGAAAACAGCGGTTATTCACCATCAACACTAGCATCTAATATTGCCGCCTTAATCTGTGCTGCCCAATTTGCCCGTGAACGTGGGGATGAAGCAACAGCACAATTTATCGAAGAATACGCCGATTTTTTAGAATCTCACCTTGAAGCTTGGACAGTTACCACTGAAGGCACCTTAGTTCCTGGCATTAAACGGCATTATATTCGGATTACTCCTTCAAATATTGATAATCCTCAACCCAACGAAAATCCTAACCAAGGAACTCTTTTCATCAGCAGTCAACCGCCTGGTGAACCAGCAGAATTTCTGGCAAAGGAAATTGTCGATGGCGGGTTTTTACAATTGGTGCGCTACGGTATTCGTAAACCTGATGACCCGATTATCGTTGATTCTGTGAAAGTAATTGATGCAGTCTTGAAAGTAGATACACCCGTTGGACCTTGTTGGCATCGTTACAACCACGACGGCTACGGACAGCAAGAAGATGGTAATGCGTACACGGGTTGGGGTAAAGGACGTGCTTGGCCTCTGTTAACGGCAGAACGAGGACATTATGAACTAGCTGCGGGCGGTGATGTCAAAACATATATTAAGGTGATGGAAGGATTTGCTTCAAACACTTGTTTGCTACCAGAACAGGTTTGGGATGAAGCAGATAGACCGGAAATCCATATGTGTTTAGGAAAACCAACAGGTTCTGCAATGCCTTTGATGTGGGCGCACGCAGAGTATATTAAGCTGCTACGGTCAAATCATGACGGTCAGGTATTTGATTTGATTCCAGAGGTGGCGAATCGATATCTAGGCGAAAGACAAGAGTGTAAATTATTGGAAATTTGGAAGTTTAACCGTCAAATAGACAAAGTTAAAAAGGGTTATACACTGCAAATTCACGCTTTAGCATCTTTTCAGTTGCACTGGTCACAGGATAATTGGCAAACTGGAGAAGATAGTCCTTCTATTTCCACAAAGTTAGGAGTAAATTTTGTAGACATCTCTGTTTCTGATAACCAGGAACAACCAATCAACTTTACCTTTTTCTGGATTGAAAGTAGGAAATGGGAACAGCGCAATTATACGGTTTTAGTTGAGTAG
- a CDS encoding cation diffusion facilitator family transporter, producing the protein MATDSSNKTIFAAMGANLAIAITKFIAAAITGSSAMISEGIHSVVDTGDQLVLLLGIRMSKKPADDSHPFGYGQELYFWTLIVAILIFAIGGGMSIYEGITHLIKPSPLEDPMWNYIVLTVSIFLEGYSWTVALREFLPNKGKQKFWEAIKNSKDPTVFTILFEDTAAVLGLFVALIGIFLGHLFNNVYFDGIASIIIGIILAIVAILLARESKGLLVGESANPQTIASIRSLSKTESGVQEVIRILTMQLAPQEVLLNLEIQFAKNLTGEQIALTVESLEAKISQKHPEIKQIFIEAKSLAATRKYPQHLE; encoded by the coding sequence ATGGCAACTGATTCATCTAATAAAACAATTTTTGCAGCGATGGGGGCTAACTTAGCGATCGCTATTACTAAATTTATCGCCGCCGCCATCACTGGCAGTTCTGCCATGATATCTGAAGGTATTCATTCGGTGGTAGATACTGGGGACCAACTGGTACTTTTGCTGGGAATTCGCATGAGCAAAAAACCAGCAGATGATAGCCATCCGTTTGGTTACGGTCAAGAACTTTACTTCTGGACTTTAATCGTTGCTATTCTTATATTTGCCATTGGTGGCGGGATGTCAATTTATGAAGGAATTACTCATTTAATTAAGCCCAGCCCTTTAGAAGACCCGATGTGGAATTATATTGTATTGACTGTATCAATATTCTTAGAGGGGTATTCTTGGACTGTGGCTTTAAGAGAGTTTTTGCCGAACAAAGGTAAGCAAAAATTTTGGGAAGCAATCAAAAACAGTAAAGACCCTACAGTATTTACAATATTATTTGAGGATACTGCCGCAGTTTTAGGTTTATTCGTTGCTTTGATCGGAATTTTCTTAGGACATCTATTTAATAATGTTTATTTTGATGGCATCGCCTCGATTATTATTGGGATTATCTTGGCTATAGTAGCAATATTGCTAGCTAGGGAAAGTAAAGGATTATTAGTTGGTGAAAGTGCTAATCCTCAAACTATAGCTAGCATTCGTTCTTTGTCAAAAACAGAGTCAGGGGTACAAGAAGTCATCCGAATACTAACAATGCAGCTTGCACCACAGGAAGTATTACTCAACTTGGAAATTCAGTTTGCTAAAAATCTCACAGGTGAGCAAATAGCCTTGACTGTGGAGAGTTTAGAAGCAAAAATTAGCCAAAAACATCCAGAAATAAAACAAATTTTTATTGAAGCAAAGTCTTTAGCTGCTACTCGCAAATATCCTCAACATTTGGAATAA